Within Mycobacteriales bacterium, the genomic segment TTCCGCGGCTCCGGCACGAGCGAGGCGACAGCGATCACGACCGGCGTCGCTGCGGCGTACCTCGCGCAACATCCGGGCAGCACGCCGTTGCAGGTCAAGACCGCGTTGCGGACCAGCGCCCGACCGCTGTGCAGCTGGGCCGCCGGAGCGGGCGCGGTGTCGATGTCGTGGACAACCGTGCACGCATCCTGTGGCGATGGCTGGCACCGCTGGGGCACGCCGTCGTGGGACCCGACCGGTGAGGCCCGCTTCGACGCCGCGGAATGGCTGCGTAACTCCTGGCTGCACGGTGCCTGGGTGCCGTGGATGGCCTCGTCCTGGTCCGCCTCCTCGTGGTCCGCTTCTTCCTGGTCGGCCAGCTCCTGGTCCGCCTCTTCGTGGTCCGCTTCCTCGTGGTCGGCGTCTTCCTGGTCGGCGAGCTCCTGGTCGGATGAGAGCTGGGGGCCGGCACCGTGAGCCCCGCCGCCCGAGTACGCCTGCTCGCCGTCACCGCGATCGTGGTGACGGCTGTCGCTGCCGGCATCAACGGCTGGGGTCACCCGTCGTGGTACGCCGTACCGGTTCTGACCGTCGTCGTCTGCGCCGCGGAGACCGCGGTCGTGCACCTGTCCTTCGGCCGGCAGCGGTGGACGTTCAGCCTGACCGAGGCGGCCATCGCGGTCGCGTTCGTGCACTCGCCCCGGGCCTGGACGGTGTTGTCCGTGACGGCGGGCGTCCTGGTCGCGCAGATGGTCCGCCGGCAGGAGCCGCTGAAGGTGCTCTTCAACGTCGCGCAGTTCGCGGCGGCGACGGCGCTCGGTGCGGGCTTCGCCGCGCTGGTGGGCGCGGGCGTGCCCGGAGCGATCGGCGGGATGGGCATCTTCTGGTTCGTCAACAACCTGCTCATTGCTGCGGCGATGTCGATGATGACCGACCAGAGGCTGCGCTCCCTGCTCTGGGCGAGCGCGCCGCTGGCCTCGATCCACTCGGTCGGCACGTCCGGCATCGGCATCCTGGCGGCGTGGCTGGCGGCCAACGCACCGCTCGGCCTGCTCGCGCTCGTCATTCCCTTGCTGCTGCTGTGGATCTCCTACGACGAGCAGACCACGGCGGCGGCCGAGGCACAGCTGTACGCCGAGCTGGCCCGGCTCCAGGAGCGCGCCAGTGGACGGTCGGTCGACGTGTCGGCGCGGGTCGTGCTGACCGCGGCCGCGCGATTGTTCAGCAGCGACGACGTCGAGATGGTGCTGCTCGCCGAGGACGGCCCGGTGCGCTACGCCGGCAATGTCGACGGTGTCGTCCGCCAGCGGGTGGATCCGGAGGCGCTGGACGTTCCGTGGGTGCTGCGCGCGCTCGGTGAGCGCGGCGCGGTCACCGGCAGCGACGAAGGCCGGCCCTGGTGCGCGACCGTCCTCGGCGGTCACGAGGCTCCGCTCGCGGTGCTGGTCGCCCGGCGACCGGTGGGGGGCTCGAGCTTCGGCCGCCGCGAGATGATGCTCGCCGAGGTGCTCGTGCAGCAGGCCGAGTCGTGGCTGTCGATCGCCGAGCTCGCCGCCTCGCGCGACGAAGCGCTCGCGCAAGCCGAGGCGGCGGAAGGCACGACCCGCGCGCTCGGTGACCTCGGGGCGGACACGGCGCCATCGCTCGTGGTCCTGCGGGAGTCGGCGAACCGGCTGGCCCGGCTGGCCGCCACCGAGGGTCCCGCGTCGGTGCACGAGATCGTTGACGAGCTGTACGCCGTGGAGCGGGCGGTCGCCTCGCTGCTCGGCGCGATCGCGCTTGCCGCCGAGCCGGATCTCGCCAGGTTCGCCGTCGACGACGACTCGATGTCGATGCAGGGCCGCTCCGCGGAGTGGACCACCACGGGCGTGCTGGCGTCATGAAGCTGATGCGGGGTCGGGTCGCGCCACTTGCGGTGGTGGTGTTCGTGCTCGCCTTCGCCGCCGGCTGCGCGGTCGTCGCGGCGTCCGCCTCGCTGCTGCGGGCCACCGGCCACGTCGAGGTGCCGATGTGGCAGGCGCTGATCGCCGGTGCTCCCGCCTCGCTCGTCATCGCGACGATCGCGATGCTCGCGAACGTGCAGGCGTCGCGCGCGATGCAACGGATCCAGTCCCGTGCCCGCACGGTGGAGGCCCTGCAGCGGAGGGTGCGGATCGCCGACGAGGTCGCCGAGCGGCACCGCCGTAGCGCAGAGACGGCCAGCGCCGGGATGTTCGAGCTGCTCTCCGGCCTGGTCGCGGCCGAGGAAGGTGCGCGCGGTCAGCTCGCTGCCGAGCTCCATGACACCGTCGCGCAGTCGCTCACCACCGCGCAGGTGTTGCTCAACGACGAGGACATGGTCAGCATCCGGCGCGCGCGCGACATGATCAGCGAGGCCGAGGAGCAGGTCCGCGCGGTGATGGCGCGCACCCGGCCGCCGGCGCTGCGCGAAGGTGATCTAGCCCGTGCGGTCTCGAGCCTTCGCGACGACCTGCGCAACCGCTACGGCCTCGAGGTCGATCTGTCCTGGCCGGCGGAGGCGTACCCGTTGCCATTGGTGACCGCGGTGACGACGTACCGGTTCTTCCAGGAGGGCCTGCTGAACGTCGTGAAGCACGCCGACGTCGATGCCGCGCGGGCGCAGCTGTGGGTCGACGACGACTGGGTCGTCGCGACCGTCGTCGACGGGGGTATGGGCTTCGACCCGGCGACCGTCCACTCCGAGGGCGGCCGGCATGTCGGCCTCGGCCTGCTGCGCGAGCGGGCCCGCCTGGTGGGTGGCTCGCTGGATGTGTCGTCCACGCCGGTGCGCGGCACGACGCTGACGTTGCGGCTGCCACGTGCGGGCAGCGGGGCCAATGGCGTGATGCCGGTGAAGGCGACGCTCCCGCCGATCGGGGTTACCGAGCGCGTCGGATGAGCCGCTTGGGCATGGCCACGACCCCGGGTGGGATCGGCGGCAGCCCGGCGGCCAGGCACAGCACCTCGCCGAACGCCACCAGGTGCGGTCCCAGGTCGCCGTTCGGCGACCAGGACGCTCGGATCTCGACGTCACTCGCAACCGGCTGATCCGTGAGCGCGCCGAACCGCTCCGAGGTGGTGCGCGTGACGGTGCCGCCCTCGGCGGTGTAGACCGCACCGGCCGCGTCCAGGGCCTCGATCAGCCAGCTCCAGCCGACGCCGGCGAGCATCGGGTCGCTGGCGATCTCGGGGTCGACCGCGGCCTGGACGTAGGCCACGCAGCGGGTGTCGCCGGCCCACACCTCTTGGCCGTCAGGGTCGTGGAGCACCACGAGCCGGCCCTCGGCGAGCTCCTCGTCGCCCGAGACGGCGGTTGCCTGCAGCGCGACGGCGTACGGCGCCAGCCGCTGCGGGGCGGGCAGCTCGTGGACGACGATCTCCGGGCGGAGCTCCACGCCGGTGAGACCGGCCAGCGCCTGGCGAAAGGCAGGCGGCAGGTCGGCCGGGGCGGACAGTTCCACCGACACCCGGCCACTGTAAGCGCCAAGATCCCGGTGATCCTCGCGACACGCGAATCGCGGTGGCGAACCGTGGTTGCTGCCGGCGCCCGCGGTTCACGGCGGCCGATCCATGGCGCCGGCACTAGCCTGGCCCGTCGTGGCCACCCTCCTCGCGCTGCTCTCGAGCGGCCTGTGGGGGACCGCAGACTTCCTGGGTGGCACCGCCAGCCGACGGTTGCCGCTGATCGCCGTCGTAGGGGTCAGCCAGGCCGTCGGGGCCCTCGGCATGCTGATCGCCGCGGTCCTGACCGGTGCGCTCGACGCCTCACCCGGGTACGTCGGTTGGGCCGTGCTGGGCGCGCTCAGCGGGACCGGTGGCCTGCTCGCGTTCTACGAGGCGCTGGCCACCGGAACGATGGGCGTGGTCGCCCCGATCGCCGCTCTCGGCGTCGTCGTACCGGTCGCCGTGGGCATCGCGCAGGGAGACCGGCCCAACGCGGTCCAGGCGATCGGCGTCGTCGTCGCGATCGCGGGCGTCGTGCTGGCGAGCGGGCCGGAGCTTCGGAACGAGGACGTCGAGCGCCGCCGCGCGGCGCGCCCGCTGCTGCTCGCGGTGGTCGCGGCCGCCGGCTTCGGCGTGGTGTTCGTCTGCGTCGACCACGGCGCCCGGACGAGCACGATCATGATGCTGTTCTCGATGCGGGCCATCTCGGTCGCGCTGTTCACGGGCTATGCGCTCGCGACCGGGTGGAAGCGGCAGATGGCGATCACCGCGGCTGATCTGCCGTTGCTGGCGATGGTCGGCATCTTCGACGTGAGCGCGAACGCGACGTTCGCGTACGCGACCCAGCACGGTCTGCTCTCGCTGGTCGCGGTGCTGTCGTCGCTGTATCCCGCGG encodes:
- a CDS encoding sensor histidine kinase translates to MKLMRGRVAPLAVVVFVLAFAAGCAVVAASASLLRATGHVEVPMWQALIAGAPASLVIATIAMLANVQASRAMQRIQSRARTVEALQRRVRIADEVAERHRRSAETASAGMFELLSGLVAAEEGARGQLAAELHDTVAQSLTTAQVLLNDEDMVSIRRARDMISEAEEQVRAVMARTRPPALREGDLARAVSSLRDDLRNRYGLEVDLSWPAEAYPLPLVTAVTTYRFFQEGLLNVVKHADVDAARAQLWVDDDWVVATVVDGGMGFDPATVHSEGGRHVGLGLLRERARLVGGSLDVSSTPVRGTTLTLRLPRAGSGANGVMPVKATLPPIGVTERVG
- a CDS encoding DUF3000 domain-containing protein is translated as MSVELSAPADLPPAFRQALAGLTGVELRPEIVVHELPAPQRLAPYAVALQATAVSGDEELAEGRLVVLHDPDGQEVWAGDTRCVAYVQAAVDPEIASDPMLAGVGWSWLIEALDAAGAVYTAEGGTVTRTTSERFGALTDQPVASDVEIRASWSPNGDLGPHLVAFGEVLCLAAGLPPIPPGVVAMPKRLIRRAR
- a CDS encoding DMT family transporter, which gives rise to MATLLALLSSGLWGTADFLGGTASRRLPLIAVVGVSQAVGALGMLIAAVLTGALDASPGYVGWAVLGALSGTGGLLAFYEALATGTMGVVAPIAALGVVVPVAVGIAQGDRPNAVQAIGVVVAIAGVVLASGPELRNEDVERRRAARPLLLAVVAAAGFGVVFVCVDHGARTSTIMMLFSMRAISVALFTGYALATGWKRQMAITAADLPLLAMVGIFDVSANATFAYATQHGLLSLVAVLSSLYPAVTVILARFVHSERLKPVQLSGVVAALAGVVLIASTGTG